AAAGAACATCGGCTTCTGTGGCAGTAACGGCACTTGAAGCAGTTTTTACTTCAAAACCTAACTCTTGTGCTTTTTGCAAAACTTCTTTGCTTGTTTTACTTAACTCTTTGGCAATTTGACTAATACGGATTTTATCCATATAAAAAAATCTCCTTTAATGCGGTTTTAATTATCTCTTTGTGTTTCTTATCCAATTTGCAAATTCTTGTGATGTGATCGCTTAATTTTGGAGCTTCTTGGCAGTTTCTACACACATAAAAGCTTCTGCCAAAGCCTTGAAATACTTGCAATTTAGAATTTTGATATTGCAAGCGTAGCAAAGATTCTTGTGGAAACCTCCCCCTACACACAACGCACATTCTAACCGGACTAGACATAAACTCTCATTATAGCAAACTAGAACTTAAATTCATCACCAAAATATTCTAAACTCTCATTTTCAAATAACACACCATCATTATCAAACTCCAAGCTTAACACTTTTAGCTTTGAAAACTTCTGACTAAGCGCATCAAATAAACGCTTTTTGTCATCTTGATAACACAGACTAAAAAAGCTTGAACCGCTACCTGAGAGTGTGCTCATTAATGCACCATTTTGTAAAGCGGTGCGTTGCACTTCAAAAAGCAATGGAATTTGCTTCATTCTATAAAATTGGTGAAGTCTATCTTGACTTGCTTCACGCAACAAATCAAAACGCCCTGTAATAAACGCACTTGAAAGCAAACTTGCGTGCGAAAGATTAAACACAGCATCTTTTTGAAAATAGCGTTTAGGAAGACTTTGGCGCGATAAATGCGTGGAAGTAGATTGATTTGGAATCACCACTACGGCAGAAATGCTATCTGGCAAAGACTGATTGATAAAACGCACTTCCTTGTCTCTACTTGCCAACATACAAACATTAAATCCCCCCATACACGCTGGAGTGATATTATCTGGATGAGACTCATAACGCAATGCAAGATTTACAATCTTTTGCTTATCAAAAGGCACTTGTGCCACCTTAAATGCAGCAGAAATTGCACCAATAATTACTGCCGAACTACTTCCAAGCCCCCTAGAAATAGGAAT
The Helicobacter winghamensis ATCC BAA-430 DNA segment above includes these coding regions:
- the thrB gene encoding homoserine kinase, coding for MEFRVPATSANLGPGFDSLGLALKLYNRFSLKPSKITSIQIHGEGSKNPKLRVDNVFVRIFNEQLKKLTGSAIPFKFVFDNAIPISRGLGSSSAVIIGAISAAFKVAQVPFDKQKIVNLALRYESHPDNITPACMGGFNVCMLASRDKEVRFINQSLPDSISAVVVIPNQSTSTHLSRQSLPKRYFQKDAVFNLSHASLLSSAFITGRFDLLREASQDRLHQFYRMKQIPLLFEVQRTALQNGALMSTLSGSGSSFFSLCYQDDKKRLFDALSQKFSKLKVLSLEFDNDGVLFENESLEYFGDEFKF
- a CDS encoding DUF448 domain-containing protein, with protein sequence MSSPVRMCVVCRGRFPQESLLRLQYQNSKLQVFQGFGRSFYVCRNCQEAPKLSDHITRICKLDKKHKEIIKTALKEIFLYG